The following coding sequences lie in one Parachlamydia acanthamoebae genomic window:
- the bioA gene encoding adenosylmethionine--8-amino-7-oxononanoate transaminase: MKNSPIWHPFTQMKNTLSPLKVVKGEGPYLITDEGQKIFDCISSWWVNIHGHAHPRIAEAIYAQALQLEHVIFAGFTHEPAEQVAEMVLDVLPNHFSKVFFSDNGSTAVEVALKLAYQYWRNQGENDRRLFLCFEGSYHGDTLGAMSVGERSLFTSPFQDLLFKVHFVPYPTTHIDDEDIEDKEAKALKAVEDCFLLNPGQYAAVIIEPLVQGAGGMRMCRPQFLEKLQKLVKDYQTLLIYDEVMTGFGRTGEWFACQKAKTSPDLICLAKGLTGGFLPLSLTVCTEEIFAGFLSDDRMKTFFHGHSYTANPLGCAAACASLKLLHESTAIFQQMESHHRGHLKQLQKQHATVKNIRTCGTIAAFDVVTKQADGYLNDIGLKLRESFLREGLLIRPLGNTVYLMPPYCTTHIHLNQIYQTISEELKKIR, from the coding sequence ATGAAAAATTCTCCGATTTGGCATCCCTTCACCCAAATGAAAAATACTTTATCTCCTTTGAAAGTTGTTAAAGGGGAAGGTCCATATTTAATAACAGATGAAGGTCAAAAGATTTTTGACTGCATTTCTAGTTGGTGGGTGAATATCCACGGACATGCACATCCTCGCATAGCTGAAGCCATTTATGCCCAAGCTTTACAATTGGAACATGTGATATTCGCCGGATTTACGCATGAACCTGCTGAGCAGGTAGCTGAAATGGTATTAGATGTTTTGCCCAATCATTTTTCAAAAGTGTTTTTTTCTGACAATGGTTCGACGGCAGTAGAAGTTGCTTTAAAGCTGGCCTATCAATATTGGCGCAATCAAGGGGAGAATGATAGACGGCTTTTCTTATGTTTTGAGGGAAGCTATCATGGCGACACTTTAGGTGCTATGTCAGTCGGTGAGCGTTCACTCTTTACATCACCGTTCCAGGATTTGTTATTCAAGGTTCATTTTGTACCCTACCCAACCACACATATCGATGATGAAGATATCGAAGATAAGGAAGCTAAAGCTTTAAAAGCTGTTGAAGACTGTTTTCTTTTAAATCCAGGTCAATACGCAGCTGTGATTATTGAACCCCTTGTTCAAGGAGCTGGTGGTATGCGGATGTGCCGGCCACAGTTTTTGGAAAAATTACAAAAACTAGTAAAAGATTATCAGACGTTGTTGATTTACGATGAAGTCATGACGGGTTTTGGAAGAACAGGGGAGTGGTTTGCTTGCCAAAAAGCTAAAACATCTCCCGATCTCATCTGCCTAGCAAAGGGACTAACGGGGGGATTTTTGCCTCTTTCTCTCACCGTTTGTACAGAGGAAATTTTTGCAGGCTTTCTGAGCGATGACCGAATGAAAACCTTCTTTCATGGACATTCTTATACAGCCAATCCTTTAGGATGTGCAGCTGCTTGTGCATCACTAAAACTTCTGCATGAATCAACAGCCATTTTTCAACAAATGGAAAGCCATCATAGAGGCCACTTGAAGCAATTACAAAAGCAGCATGCTACCGTTAAAAACATTCGAACTTGTGGAACAATCGCGGCCTTTGATGTTGTTACGAAACAGGCGGATGGCTATCTAAATGATATCGGTTTAAAATTACGTGAATCTTTTTTACGTGAAGGTCTTTTAATTCGACCATTAGGAAATACGGTTTATTTAATGCCACCTTATTGCACAACCCATATACATCTCAATCAGATTTATCAGACCATAAGTGAGGAATTAAAAAAAATCAGATAA
- the bioD gene encoding dethiobiotin synthase, which produces MHNAFPSQFFVTGTGTDVGKTVVSAILTYGLKAAYWKPIQTGSEYGTDTFFVKKATQLPDHHFFSEAYCFSKPLSPHAAAKLEGVEIDLDLIKIPQTSLPHLILEGAGGILVPLNSDQTLLDLLRLLNIPILIVASTTLGTINHTLMTIECLRNAGISILGVVMNGPKNDVNAHAISHYGKVTILAEIEPLASVSPQHLLHAYQAFC; this is translated from the coding sequence ATGCACAATGCATTTCCTTCCCAATTTTTTGTGACTGGAACAGGAACGGATGTTGGAAAAACAGTCGTATCCGCCATTTTAACCTATGGATTAAAAGCGGCTTATTGGAAGCCTATCCAAACAGGTTCAGAATATGGAACGGATACCTTTTTTGTCAAAAAGGCAACTCAATTACCTGATCATCATTTTTTTTCAGAGGCCTATTGCTTTTCTAAACCACTTTCCCCACATGCTGCTGCAAAACTTGAAGGAGTGGAAATTGACTTAGATTTAATTAAAATTCCACAGACATCTCTGCCGCACCTGATTTTAGAGGGCGCGGGGGGAATACTCGTTCCACTCAATTCGGATCAAACTCTTTTAGATCTATTGCGTCTTTTGAACATACCCATATTAATTGTTGCTTCAACCACTCTTGGAACGATTAACCACACCCTAATGACCATTGAATGTTTACGAAATGCCGGTATTTCAATTTTAGGCGTGGTCATGAATGGTCCCAAAAATGATGTCAACGCGCATGCCATTTCTCACTATGGAAAGGTCACTATTTTAGCGGAAATCGAACCGCTTGCATCTGTCTCTCCTCAACATTTACTTCACGCATACCAAGCTTTTTGCTAA
- a CDS encoding methyltransferase domain-containing protein, which translates to MENIKKLIAQNFSKAAIQYEQEAILQKMCAERLAQIIKNYQAIIVPGAGAEIGCGTGFLTKQLLTLFPSKPMDITDLSVQMVEQCKSNYCHSNLSFSVQDGENYPQKAYAFIASNLAFQWFSRFKESFSKLQDSLKREGILFFSTLVEGSFAEWKNICQAYHLPYTANPLPKVEDLESIYPEGVFEIQTYSLFYPSALHFFRHLQNIGASTSVGKQLAPLTLKQLIKAWNHESPSEITVSYRVVFGVIKV; encoded by the coding sequence ATGGAAAACATTAAAAAATTGATCGCTCAAAATTTTTCAAAGGCAGCCATTCAATATGAACAAGAGGCTATTCTACAGAAAATGTGTGCGGAGCGACTTGCTCAGATAATAAAGAATTATCAGGCCATAATTGTGCCTGGAGCTGGTGCCGAAATTGGATGTGGAACCGGTTTTTTAACGAAACAGCTATTAACACTATTTCCAAGCAAACCGATGGATATTACAGATTTATCCGTTCAAATGGTGGAACAGTGCAAATCTAATTATTGCCATTCCAATTTAAGCTTTTCAGTGCAAGATGGAGAAAACTATCCCCAGAAGGCCTACGCATTTATCGCTTCTAATTTGGCTTTTCAATGGTTTAGTCGATTCAAAGAAAGCTTCTCTAAACTGCAAGATTCCCTAAAACGAGAAGGCATTCTCTTTTTTTCGACCCTCGTTGAGGGGAGCTTTGCTGAGTGGAAAAACATCTGTCAGGCTTATCATCTTCCTTATACAGCGAATCCTTTACCAAAAGTTGAAGACTTGGAAAGTATTTACCCTGAGGGAGTATTCGAAATACAAACCTATTCTCTATTTTATCCTTCAGCCCTTCATTTTTTTCGCCATTTGCAAAATATTGGGGCCTCAACCTCTGTGGGCAAACAACTTGCACCTCTAACCTTAAAACAATTGATTAAGGCCTGGAATCACGAGAGTCCTTCTGAAATTACGGTTTCTTATCGAGTGGTTTTTGGAGTAATAAAAGTTTAA
- a CDS encoding aminotransferase class I/II-fold pyridoxal phosphate-dependent enzyme, with protein MAWADFFLAQQKKREESHRNRSIKKFEKADGAILSYDTKTLINFSSNNYLGLSTHPHVIQKSQLFLKTYGAGATASRIVCGSWPYHQETEQKLAKSIGKEDALLFCSGFQANLTVLPALADRQTLILSDRYNHNSLLQGAKLSHAKCLRYNHNDLQHLKRLLTQYTTSFQRVLIVSESFFGMDGDQADLDGLSQLAKEFKALLYVDDSHAFGVLGPNGMGLAANREDVDIVMGAFGKAAGCFGGFIAGSHILKQHLVNQCSGVMFSTALPPAMVGAIAGALDMIPNLNKEREVIQNLSLFLRNEIRKLGYDVGIAKNHVIPVLIGEDEKACSLSTFLETQGILALPIRPPTVPEGTARLRLSLSSAHTTFHIEKLLEALCVWKTLKN; from the coding sequence ATGGCATGGGCAGACTTTTTTTTGGCACAACAAAAAAAACGAGAAGAAAGCCATCGGAATCGATCTATAAAAAAGTTTGAAAAAGCTGATGGAGCGATTCTTTCTTATGACACAAAAACTCTTATCAATTTTAGTTCGAATAATTATTTAGGCCTTTCCACCCATCCTCATGTGATTCAAAAATCTCAATTATTTTTGAAAACATATGGCGCTGGCGCCACGGCTTCGAGAATCGTGTGTGGCTCTTGGCCCTACCATCAGGAAACCGAACAAAAACTTGCAAAATCAATTGGAAAAGAAGATGCACTTCTTTTTTGCAGTGGTTTTCAGGCTAATCTGACGGTTTTGCCTGCTTTAGCGGACAGACAAACTCTTATCCTGTCTGATAGATATAATCACAATAGTCTCCTTCAAGGTGCCAAACTATCCCATGCAAAGTGCTTGCGCTACAATCACAACGATTTACAACATTTAAAGCGTTTGTTAACACAATATACCACAAGTTTTCAGCGTGTCCTAATTGTCTCTGAATCTTTTTTTGGAATGGATGGCGATCAAGCTGATTTAGATGGCCTAAGCCAGCTCGCTAAAGAATTTAAGGCATTGCTATACGTGGATGACTCCCATGCTTTTGGAGTATTAGGCCCAAATGGAATGGGGCTTGCTGCTAATAGAGAGGATGTCGATATAGTCATGGGAGCCTTTGGAAAAGCTGCAGGATGTTTTGGCGGTTTTATTGCGGGCTCACACATTCTTAAACAGCATCTTGTTAATCAATGTTCGGGTGTGATGTTTAGCACAGCTCTACCGCCCGCTATGGTAGGCGCTATTGCGGGGGCTTTAGACATGATTCCTAATTTAAATAAAGAAAGAGAAGTGATCCAAAATTTAAGTCTTTTCTTGCGTAATGAAATAAGAAAACTAGGATATGATGTTGGAATAGCTAAAAATCATGTGATTCCTGTCTTGATTGGGGAAGATGAAAAAGCGTGCTCTCTTTCTACATTTTTAGAAACTCAGGGGATATTAGCACTTCCCATAAGACCTCCTACAGTTCCAGAGGGCACTGCGCGTCTTCGGTTATCTCTATCATCGGCTCACACGACTTTCCACATTGAAAAACTCTTAGAGGCTCTTTGCGTATGGAAAACATTAAAAAATTGA
- a CDS encoding bis(5'-nucleosyl)-tetraphosphatase has translation MTDSTQLDLSYGVIPLQKKDGEWHVFLIQMLAGYWSFPKGHPDKGETDIQAAKRELFEETGLSISQILFPQPLEEHYEFQRSGWRIRKSVYYFVAEVTGQVALQPTEIQNGKWVLLSEAIQHVTFPEGKALCRQIIQLLSQR, from the coding sequence ATGACTGATTCTACTCAACTCGATTTAAGCTATGGTGTGATTCCCCTCCAAAAAAAGGATGGGGAATGGCACGTTTTTTTAATTCAAATGCTCGCGGGCTACTGGAGCTTTCCCAAAGGTCATCCTGATAAAGGGGAAACGGATATTCAAGCAGCTAAACGAGAACTTTTTGAAGAAACAGGGTTATCTATTTCTCAAATTCTCTTTCCTCAGCCACTTGAAGAACATTACGAATTTCAGCGATCCGGATGGCGAATACGAAAAAGTGTTTACTATTTTGTCGCGGAAGTAACTGGACAAGTTGCTTTACAACCAACAGAAATTCAGAACGGAAAGTGGGTTTTGCTGTCAGAAGCCATTCAGCATGTTACCTTTCCGGAAGGTAAAGCTCTCTGTAGGCAAATCATTCAGCTACTGTCTCAACGATAA
- the fabF gene encoding beta-ketoacyl-ACP synthase II → MSKKRIVVTGMGLVSCLGHEVDLFYQNLLQGKSGITPITGFPCEEYPTRFAGEIKDFDPGEYIDKKQARRIDKFIAYTIVAGKKALELAGLNAQKQEELDKERCGIIIGSGMGGMKTFVDGVQNLIEKGYKKVSPFFVPYIITNMGGGLLAKELGFMGPNYSISTACATGNHSIIAAASHIRSGEADIMLCGGAEATVLPIGLAGFSACKALSERNDEPTKASRPWDKDRDGFVLGEGAGVLVLESLEHALARGATIYAEYLGGSSSCDAHHITEPRPDGKGVALCIKKALKDAGISAEDINYVNAHATSTPVGDMAEVNALKLILPNPSKVVMNATKSIIGHCLGAAGGVEAIVTVKAIAEGKVHPTLNLENPEPGLDFHVPRTAEELTIKAALSNSFGFGGHNATLVFAPYNPNTHD, encoded by the coding sequence ATGAGTAAAAAACGAATTGTTGTAACTGGAATGGGTCTTGTTTCATGTTTAGGGCATGAAGTCGATCTCTTTTATCAAAATTTATTGCAAGGTAAAAGCGGCATCACCCCCATTACTGGATTTCCTTGTGAAGAATATCCAACTCGTTTTGCTGGTGAAATTAAAGATTTTGATCCCGGTGAATACATCGATAAAAAACAAGCAAGACGTATTGATAAATTCATTGCTTACACTATTGTCGCAGGTAAAAAAGCCCTTGAATTGGCAGGATTAAACGCTCAAAAGCAAGAAGAATTAGACAAAGAGCGCTGCGGAATTATCATTGGCTCTGGCATGGGTGGAATGAAAACCTTCGTCGATGGAGTCCAAAATCTAATCGAAAAAGGTTACAAAAAAGTTTCTCCTTTCTTCGTTCCTTACATCATTACGAATATGGGCGGAGGCCTTTTAGCTAAAGAACTTGGCTTCATGGGACCAAACTATTCCATTTCAACAGCGTGTGCGACCGGTAATCACTCGATTATCGCGGCGGCTTCTCATATTCGCAGCGGTGAAGCTGATATTATGCTTTGCGGGGGAGCCGAGGCAACTGTTCTTCCTATTGGACTCGCAGGATTTAGTGCTTGTAAAGCACTATCAGAACGCAATGATGAACCGACAAAAGCTTCTCGCCCTTGGGACAAAGATCGCGACGGCTTTGTTTTGGGAGAGGGCGCTGGCGTTCTTGTTTTAGAAAGTCTTGAGCATGCTTTAGCACGAGGCGCAACAATTTATGCAGAGTATTTAGGCGGATCATCCTCATGCGATGCTCACCACATTACAGAGCCCCGACCTGACGGAAAAGGGGTTGCTTTATGTATTAAAAAAGCCTTAAAGGATGCGGGAATTTCTGCCGAAGATATCAACTACGTGAATGCGCATGCAACCTCAACTCCTGTTGGCGATATGGCCGAAGTCAATGCCTTAAAGCTGATTCTTCCAAACCCTTCAAAAGTTGTAATGAATGCAACAAAGTCTATTATTGGACATTGCTTGGGTGCTGCTGGAGGAGTAGAAGCGATTGTGACTGTAAAAGCAATTGCTGAAGGCAAAGTACATCCCACGTTAAATCTTGAAAATCCAGAACCTGGCTTGGATTTTCATGTTCCTCGAACAGCTGAAGAACTCACAATTAAAGCCGCTCTCTCGAATTCATTTGGATTTGGAGGGCACAATGCGACTCTCGTTTTTGCACCCTACAACCCGAATACTCATGACTGA
- the rsfS gene encoding ribosome silencing factor, translating into MNDSNEKILNVIAQAIFDKKGSNILALDVRDVSTLTDYFVIAEGTVDRHVTSIASTILDAVKPLGLTPLHVEGKDGEWVIIDFGDILIHLFVPELREKYALESLFGKARIVDLVIDSSRKIPG; encoded by the coding sequence ATGAATGATTCGAATGAAAAAATTCTTAATGTCATTGCACAAGCAATTTTCGATAAAAAGGGAAGTAATATTTTAGCGTTAGATGTGAGAGACGTATCGACTTTGACAGATTATTTTGTCATTGCAGAGGGTACCGTTGATCGTCACGTGACGTCAATTGCTTCAACCATCCTTGATGCTGTCAAACCTTTAGGGCTAACTCCTTTGCATGTCGAAGGAAAAGATGGGGAATGGGTTATTATCGATTTCGGCGATATCCTTATTCATTTATTTGTTCCCGAACTTCGTGAAAAATATGCACTAGAATCTTTATTCGGCAAAGCGCGAATTGTGGATCTCGTAATCGATTCTAGTCGCAAAATACCAGGGTAA
- the nadD gene encoding nicotinate-nucleotide adenylyltransferase → MIEKIGIYGGTFDPIHFGHLNLAIQLMEKHDLAEVWFCPARINPHKLDKQVVDSQHRLAMVAMAIEPISKFKLLDIETKKEGPSYTVDTLRFLHAQEMLRSHPRQLHLLMGDDHLAAFFKWKEPEQIVQFAPPLVGCRQEGCCWEGGDDPISQAISKGMTITPVMEISSTEIRARIAKGLYCGHWVPEKVLDYIEKYQLYSKDTY, encoded by the coding sequence ATGATTGAAAAGATCGGTATTTATGGAGGGACATTTGATCCTATCCATTTTGGGCATCTCAATCTTGCTATTCAACTAATGGAGAAGCATGATCTAGCAGAAGTGTGGTTTTGTCCGGCTCGAATCAATCCGCACAAATTAGATAAGCAAGTAGTTGATAGTCAGCACCGCCTAGCGATGGTGGCTATGGCAATTGAGCCTATTTCAAAATTTAAGCTTTTAGATATTGAAACCAAAAAAGAAGGACCTTCTTATACAGTTGATACTTTGCGTTTTTTGCATGCACAGGAAATGCTAAGGTCTCACCCTCGCCAGCTCCATTTACTTATGGGGGATGATCATCTAGCCGCCTTTTTCAAATGGAAAGAACCGGAACAAATTGTACAGTTTGCCCCACCGTTGGTTGGTTGCCGGCAAGAGGGCTGTTGTTGGGAAGGAGGGGATGATCCGATTAGTCAGGCCATTTCAAAAGGAATGACGATTACCCCTGTTATGGAGATTTCCAGTACAGAAATTCGCGCAAGAATTGCCAAGGGTCTTTATTGTGGCCATTGGGTCCCTGAAAAAGTACTGGATTATATAGAGAAATATCAGCTATACTCTAAGGATACTTATTAA
- a CDS encoding glutamine synthetase III family protein — protein MNPRFNALQLTGKRNRSLGKELTSVSTSEIFATHVFNQHVMQKMLPREIFRNVQEAIAGREKIIPEYADPIASAMKEWATKLGATHYCHWFQPLTGAAAEKHDAFIDWETEDQVIEKFSGKQLLQGEPDASSFPSGGLRTTFEARGYTGWDPSSPVFIWEGGDGVTLCIPSIFFSWTGDVLDSKIPLLRSDRKLNEEVLRLLKLTGIEATRAYSTLGLEQEYFVVDRGLRNLRPDLVLAGRTVFGAPSPKGQELQDHYFGCVKDRILAYMREFEVAAFKLGIPVKTRHNEVAPAQHEVAPVFEKASVAVDHNILLMELMRQIALKHDLSCLLHEKPFQGLNGSGKHCNWSISTDTGINLFDPTDSPENNLHFLILLTATLSAVHEHSSLLRAAIGSAGNDFRLGAHEAPPAIISIYLGDQLESIIEAITARGTISSSPKHKYDLGLQVIPDLTKDYTDRNRTSPFAFTGNKFEFRALGSSANPSMAVTVLNTIMSNSLHQILNEIEQNIGEDRSYSNKTLLDASIPIIRKYLLASQAIRFSGDNYSENWEKEAAKRNLPNLRKSIDAFEAFKFPSSTEAFKGILSGSELTSRYEVLLENYAHTVRIEANLMKDMFQTQILPVAIRQQKEIAKTISLLQQINSGLDNTQQKEWLSKLNRLVEEALQNTHLLDEECHAAEKLFFKDKARAYCDKVIPVCQKLREIVDQIEPLVDDGQWPLPKYRELLFMV, from the coding sequence ATGAATCCTCGTTTTAATGCTCTACAACTAACCGGCAAGCGTAATCGATCTCTCGGAAAAGAATTAACCTCCGTCAGTACCTCTGAAATTTTTGCAACACATGTCTTCAATCAACATGTTATGCAAAAAATGTTACCAAGAGAAATCTTTCGAAATGTTCAAGAAGCCATAGCGGGTCGAGAAAAAATCATTCCCGAATATGCTGATCCCATTGCTTCAGCGATGAAAGAGTGGGCTACCAAGCTTGGAGCTACTCATTACTGTCATTGGTTTCAACCCCTAACAGGGGCTGCAGCTGAAAAGCATGACGCCTTTATCGATTGGGAAACTGAAGACCAAGTCATTGAAAAGTTTAGTGGCAAACAACTTTTGCAAGGCGAACCAGATGCTTCTTCATTTCCTTCAGGGGGATTACGTACAACATTTGAGGCGCGTGGTTATACAGGCTGGGATCCGAGCTCTCCGGTCTTCATTTGGGAGGGAGGGGATGGTGTAACTTTATGCATTCCTTCTATTTTCTTTTCTTGGACAGGGGATGTTTTAGACAGTAAAATTCCTCTTTTACGCTCAGATCGAAAACTCAATGAGGAAGTTTTACGCCTTTTAAAGCTCACAGGGATTGAAGCAACCCGAGCTTATTCAACCTTAGGGCTTGAACAAGAATATTTCGTTGTGGATCGGGGTTTACGCAATTTACGACCAGACCTTGTGTTAGCTGGTAGAACAGTCTTCGGAGCACCCTCTCCAAAAGGTCAGGAGCTGCAAGATCATTATTTTGGATGTGTCAAAGATCGTATTTTGGCATATATGCGAGAATTTGAAGTGGCTGCATTCAAGTTGGGAATTCCTGTTAAAACACGGCATAACGAGGTTGCTCCAGCTCAGCATGAAGTGGCGCCTGTATTTGAAAAAGCCTCCGTGGCTGTTGATCACAATATCTTGTTGATGGAATTGATGCGACAGATAGCGCTAAAACATGACCTGTCGTGTTTATTGCACGAAAAGCCTTTCCAAGGATTGAATGGTTCAGGAAAGCATTGCAATTGGTCGATTAGCACGGATACAGGCATCAATCTTTTCGATCCTACCGATTCACCAGAAAACAATCTGCATTTTCTAATTCTATTAACGGCAACTCTATCGGCTGTTCATGAGCATTCGAGCCTGTTGCGTGCGGCTATTGGATCTGCCGGCAATGATTTTCGTTTAGGTGCTCACGAGGCTCCTCCAGCGATTATCTCCATTTATTTGGGAGATCAGTTAGAGTCGATTATCGAAGCGATCACGGCTCGAGGAACGATCTCTTCTTCCCCAAAGCACAAGTATGACCTTGGATTGCAAGTCATCCCAGATCTAACCAAAGATTATACAGATCGCAATCGCACCTCCCCCTTTGCCTTTACAGGGAATAAGTTTGAGTTTCGTGCATTGGGCTCGTCTGCAAATCCTTCTATGGCTGTAACTGTTTTGAATACAATTATGTCCAATAGTCTGCATCAAATCTTAAATGAAATTGAGCAAAATATTGGAGAAGATCGCTCCTATTCCAATAAAACACTTTTAGATGCTTCGATACCGATCATTCGTAAATATCTTCTGGCTTCACAAGCGATTCGCTTTTCAGGAGATAACTATAGTGAAAATTGGGAAAAGGAAGCCGCCAAACGCAATCTGCCTAACTTAAGAAAATCAATCGATGCCTTTGAAGCTTTTAAATTCCCCAGTTCTACCGAAGCATTTAAAGGGATTCTTTCTGGAAGCGAACTAACAAGTCGATATGAAGTACTTTTAGAGAATTATGCCCACACAGTGCGGATAGAAGCGAATTTAATGAAAGACATGTTTCAAACACAGATTTTACCCGTTGCCATCCGTCAGCAAAAAGAAATTGCTAAGACGATTTCTCTTTTGCAACAAATTAATTCAGGATTGGATAACACTCAGCAAAAAGAGTGGCTTTCTAAATTAAATCGATTGGTTGAAGAGGCGCTTCAAAATACCCATTTGCTCGATGAAGAGTGTCATGCTGCTGAAAAACTCTTTTTCAAAGACAAGGCACGCGCCTATTGCGATAAAGTGATTCCTGTTTGCCAAAAATTAAGGGAAATTGTGGATCAAATTGAACCTTTGGTCGATGATGGCCAATGGCCACTTCCGAAATATCGCGAATTGTTGTTCATGGTTTAG
- a CDS encoding HAD family hydrolase, translated as MALSTSTYLIGWIAHFMIKTPTHLSVFDLDHTLLTQNSSFKFGVYLYQTGKLACYKMLLLVACYAFHKIGFCSFRRLHILCLKIYFQFISFSQLESWIEEFLDCHFEKMMNPVVVTKLFEAKKSNHYTMILSTSPCFLVKHVAKRFQVDYWNGTSYIVDNDKLVGIASVLLGSDKAKYVKSFSNEKGLPIQQCTAYTDHIADLPLLEAVGNAVAVNPSKKLRTLCLQNNWTILD; from the coding sequence TTGGCGTTATCAACTTCAACATACTTAATTGGATGGATAGCCCATTTTATGATAAAAACACCCACTCATCTTAGTGTTTTTGATCTCGATCATACCCTTCTCACTCAAAACAGCAGTTTTAAATTCGGCGTCTACTTATACCAAACAGGAAAACTTGCCTGCTATAAAATGCTCCTACTCGTCGCGTGTTATGCATTTCACAAAATAGGCTTTTGTTCTTTTCGTAGATTACACATTCTCTGCCTAAAAATTTATTTTCAGTTCATCTCCTTTTCACAGCTGGAAAGCTGGATCGAAGAGTTTTTAGATTGTCATTTTGAAAAAATGATGAATCCCGTAGTTGTCACCAAGCTATTCGAAGCAAAAAAATCCAATCATTATACCATGATTTTGTCGACATCTCCTTGTTTCTTAGTTAAACACGTCGCTAAACGATTTCAAGTAGATTATTGGAACGGGACTTCCTATATTGTCGATAATGACAAGCTGGTAGGAATTGCTTCTGTTTTACTGGGAAGCGATAAAGCTAAGTATGTCAAATCTTTCTCAAACGAGAAAGGGTTGCCGATTCAGCAATGCACAGCTTATACCGATCATATTGCGGATCTTCCTTTGCTTGAAGCCGTTGGAAATGCGGTTGCTGTGAATCCAAGCAAAAAGCTACGCACATTGTGCCTACAAAATAACTGGACGATCCTAGATTAA
- a CDS encoding NADPH-dependent FMN reductase → MKIIGICGSLRVHSRTSMALKLALEKVKNWEATPHIVELRDLNLPFCSGEKEYANYPDVETLRDMLKTADGIILATPEYHGSMSGSLKNALDLLHNEDIEGKVVALISVLGGEMSTNALQTMRMVCRHLHTWVIPDQLAISNSFQVFDSQGNLLDKGIEAKLEMLVQNLVKAIHKLR, encoded by the coding sequence ATGAAAATTATTGGAATCTGCGGAAGCCTACGTGTCCACTCTCGAACGAGCATGGCCCTAAAACTGGCTCTTGAAAAAGTCAAAAATTGGGAAGCGACTCCACACATTGTCGAATTACGCGATTTGAATCTTCCTTTTTGCAGCGGCGAGAAAGAATACGCAAACTACCCCGATGTCGAAACTCTACGCGATATGCTTAAAACAGCCGATGGAATCATTTTAGCCACACCTGAATACCACGGTAGTATGAGCGGATCCCTTAAAAATGCTCTCGATTTACTGCATAACGAAGATATTGAGGGGAAAGTGGTTGCTTTAATTAGTGTGCTCGGAGGAGAGATGAGTACGAACGCACTGCAAACAATGCGAATGGTTTGTCGTCATTTACATACTTGGGTAATCCCCGATCAACTCGCGATTTCCAATTCTTTTCAAGTCTTTGATTCTCAAGGAAATTTACTGGATAAGGGAATAGAAGCAAAACTTGAAATGCTTGTCCAAAATTTAGTGAAAGCCATTCATAAGTTGCGCTAA